The Beijerinckiaceae bacterium RH AL1 genome has a segment encoding these proteins:
- the mobB gene encoding Molybdopterin-guanine dinucleotide biosynthesis adapter protein (ID:RHAL1_03830;~source:Prodigal:2.6), which translates to MKLIGFAGWSGAGKTTLLCKLIPELKAKGLTISTIKHAHHAFDVDSPGKDSYEHRQAGAQEVLITSSTRFALMHELRGAPEPPLHDLLARLAPVDLVLIEGFKRDAHDKIEVHRVSNGKPFLFPNDPSIVALASDAPPPFGPLPRVHLDNIEAIAALVVAHALPAEEAIRRLAAAQATPPSDKAQ; encoded by the coding sequence ATGAAGCTCATCGGCTTCGCCGGCTGGAGCGGCGCGGGCAAGACCACCCTGCTCTGCAAGCTGATCCCCGAGCTGAAGGCCAAAGGCCTGACCATCTCGACGATCAAGCACGCGCACCACGCCTTCGACGTCGACTCGCCCGGCAAGGATTCCTACGAGCACCGGCAGGCCGGCGCGCAGGAGGTGCTGATCACCTCGTCGACGCGCTTCGCGCTGATGCACGAGCTGCGCGGCGCGCCGGAGCCGCCGCTGCACGACCTCCTGGCACGGCTCGCCCCGGTCGACCTCGTTCTGATCGAGGGGTTCAAGCGCGACGCGCACGACAAGATCGAGGTGCACCGCGTGAGCAACGGCAAGCCGTTCCTGTTCCCGAACGACCCGAGCATCGTGGCGCTCGCCTCCGACGCACCGCCGCCCTTCGGGCCGCTGCCGCGCGTCCATCTCGACAACATCGAGGCGATCGCCGCCCTCGTCGTCGCCCACGCCCTGCCGGCCGAGGAGGCGATCCGCCGCCTTGCCGCCGCGCAGGCCACGCCGCCGAGCGACAAGGCGCAGTAG
- a CDS encoding Transcriptional regulator, LysR family (ID:RHAL1_03831;~source:Prodigal:2.6): protein MLDPVLLRTFLTIAQGHSFSETSRRLSMRQSTVSDHVRRLEECLGRQLFVRDTHSVTLTPEGETLIGYARTIVETGERAERHFAGTKLRGRVRLGASEDLVLSWLPSVLKSFVAEHPEVELEFSIALSSTLIARYDAGDLDVVLCKRWPGETRGEVVWRDEIVWVGVGGAPPPDEPLPLILYPAPSITRSMALAALSQAEVKWRIACTSENLSGVVAAAKAGLGIATLARNLVPDGLAVLGPVAGLPTLGTLDFILLRHSRAPKAPVSELAAAIMEKAGR from the coding sequence ATGCTCGATCCCGTCCTGCTCCGCACCTTCCTGACCATCGCCCAGGGCCACAGCTTCTCCGAGACGAGCCGCCGGCTCTCGATGCGCCAGTCGACGGTGAGCGATCACGTGCGCCGCCTCGAGGAGTGCCTCGGCCGCCAGCTCTTCGTGCGCGACACGCATTCGGTGACGCTGACGCCGGAGGGAGAAACCCTGATCGGCTATGCCCGCACGATCGTCGAGACCGGCGAGCGGGCGGAGCGGCATTTCGCCGGCACCAAGCTGCGCGGCCGCGTGCGGCTCGGCGCCTCGGAGGACCTGGTCCTGTCGTGGCTGCCCTCGGTGCTGAAGAGCTTCGTCGCCGAGCACCCCGAGGTCGAGCTGGAGTTCTCGATCGCGCTGTCGAGCACGCTGATCGCCCGCTACGACGCCGGCGACCTCGACGTGGTTTTGTGCAAGCGCTGGCCGGGCGAGACGCGCGGCGAGGTGGTTTGGCGCGACGAGATCGTCTGGGTGGGAGTCGGCGGTGCGCCGCCGCCGGACGAGCCGCTGCCGCTGATCCTCTATCCCGCGCCGTCGATCACCCGCTCAATGGCGCTGGCGGCGCTGTCGCAGGCGGAGGTCAAGTGGCGCATCGCCTGCACGAGCGAGAACCTGAGCGGCGTCGTCGCCGCGGCGAAGGCGGGGCTCGGCATCGCGACGCTGGCGCGCAACCTGGTGCCCGACGGGCTCGCCGTGCTCGGCCCCGTCGCCGGCCTGCCGACGCTCGGCACGCTCGATTTCATCCTGCTGCGCCATTCCCGTGCGCCCAAGGCGCCCGTCTCCGAGCTGGCGGCGGCGATCATGGAGAAGGCGGGGCGCTAG
- a CDS encoding DNA translocase FtsK (ID:RHAL1_03832;~source:Prodigal:2.6), which translates to MPPSTSRAIPARPREGRLREAGLSSARALSRLIVALIENLRAQDEVGRRAEPSWPHGTRLSAFGPTPLGAEIERAARKVANPLRVQEVLRDDMTGRPVSEPFAPPRQPAEVPRAPAPTQPTAFAPPPPDQAPEPQPAARASFTPPKPTPAPRDPPPWMPEDETPSWQKPFQALPGVRYVRTPDHLLRRARENDVPIAPITGAEASEAFEIAADPEPIAPFDQTVDLVDDDAFDGPEFDFTDEVADLSIEERVAFEMRRGLPWRLRMTSGLPADAPQPANDLARALAATLAPAVEATVPKQPFAVAVRAKPKATVAAPEASVVAVAAASSRVTLAAGSAPKAAVRPTAFEWEYPSVDLLAEPRKPEGTALTAEMLEQNARLLESTLEDFGIRGEIIHVRAGPVVTLYELEPAPGVKSSRVIGLADDIARSMSALSARVAVVPGRNAIGIELPNERRETVYFREMIESEAYGDSKHKLAIALGKTIGGEPVVAELAKMPHLLVAGTTGSGKSVAINTMILSLLYRLKPEECRLIMVDPKMLELSVYDGIPHLLTPVVTDPKKAVVALKWAVREMEDRYKKMSKVGVRNIDGFNTRVAEATARGETIMMQVTTGYDRDTGKPTTEEQAMDLAKLPYIVVIVDEMADLMMVAGKDIEGAIQRLAQMARAAGIHLIMATQRPSVDVITGTIKANFPTRISFQVTSKIDSRTILGEQGAEQLLGQGDMLHMQGGGRIYRVHGPFVSDDEVEKVVAHLKTQGQPDYLDSVTDDVDGEAADEGDEDGGDAAVFDKTAMGAEGDDGSLYEQAVKVVLRDKKSSVSYVQRRLQVGYNKAASLIERMEKEGILGPASHTGKREILAHSRARVITGVPVAADDED; encoded by the coding sequence ATGCCCCCCTCAACAAGCCGCGCCATTCCAGCCCGCCCTCGCGAGGGGCGGCTGCGCGAGGCGGGGCTCTCGAGCGCACGCGCCCTCAGCCGCCTGATCGTCGCGCTCATCGAGAATCTTCGCGCCCAGGACGAGGTCGGCCGGCGGGCCGAGCCGAGCTGGCCGCACGGCACCCGCCTTTCCGCTTTCGGGCCGACCCCGCTCGGTGCCGAGATCGAGCGCGCGGCGCGCAAGGTCGCGAACCCGCTGCGCGTCCAAGAGGTGCTGCGAGATGATATGACCGGGCGTCCAGTATCCGAGCCCTTCGCGCCTCCGAGGCAGCCGGCGGAGGTCCCGCGCGCCCCGGCTCCAACGCAACCCACTGCCTTCGCGCCGCCGCCCCCTGACCAGGCGCCCGAGCCCCAGCCGGCTGCCCGCGCGTCCTTCACGCCGCCGAAGCCCACGCCGGCGCCTCGCGATCCGCCACCGTGGATGCCGGAAGACGAGACGCCGAGCTGGCAGAAGCCGTTCCAGGCGCTGCCCGGCGTGCGCTACGTGCGCACCCCCGACCATCTCCTGCGCCGGGCGCGGGAGAATGACGTGCCGATCGCGCCGATCACCGGCGCCGAAGCGAGCGAGGCTTTTGAGATTGCGGCCGATCCCGAGCCGATCGCGCCGTTCGACCAAACCGTCGATCTCGTCGATGACGACGCGTTCGACGGCCCTGAATTCGACTTCACCGACGAGGTTGCGGACTTGAGCATCGAGGAACGGGTTGCATTCGAGATGCGTCGCGGGCTGCCGTGGCGCCTGCGCATGACGAGCGGGCTGCCGGCCGATGCGCCGCAGCCCGCCAACGACCTTGCGCGCGCGCTTGCGGCGACGCTGGCGCCGGCCGTCGAGGCGACGGTTCCGAAGCAGCCCTTCGCCGTCGCGGTGCGCGCCAAGCCGAAGGCAACGGTCGCCGCCCCGGAGGCCTCGGTCGTTGCCGTCGCCGCCGCCTCGTCCCGTGTGACGTTGGCCGCCGGGTCAGCGCCCAAGGCCGCAGTGCGTCCGACCGCCTTCGAGTGGGAGTACCCCTCCGTCGACCTGCTCGCCGAGCCGCGCAAGCCGGAGGGCACCGCGCTTACCGCGGAGATGCTCGAGCAGAACGCCCGCCTCCTCGAGTCGACGCTCGAGGACTTCGGCATCCGCGGCGAGATCATCCATGTGCGCGCCGGCCCCGTCGTCACGCTCTACGAGCTGGAGCCCGCGCCCGGCGTGAAGTCCTCGCGGGTCATCGGGCTCGCCGACGACATCGCCCGCTCGATGTCGGCGCTGTCGGCGCGCGTCGCGGTCGTGCCCGGCCGCAACGCCATCGGCATCGAGCTGCCCAACGAGCGGCGCGAGACCGTCTACTTCCGCGAGATGATCGAGAGCGAGGCCTACGGCGATTCCAAGCACAAGCTGGCGATCGCGCTCGGCAAGACGATCGGCGGCGAGCCCGTCGTGGCCGAGCTCGCGAAGATGCCGCATCTGCTCGTCGCCGGCACCACCGGCTCGGGCAAGTCGGTCGCCATCAACACGATGATCCTGTCGCTCCTCTATCGGCTGAAGCCGGAAGAGTGCCGCCTCATCATGGTCGATCCCAAGATGCTCGAGCTGTCGGTCTACGACGGCATCCCGCACCTGCTGACGCCCGTCGTCACCGACCCGAAGAAGGCGGTCGTCGCGCTCAAGTGGGCGGTCCGCGAGATGGAGGACCGCTACAAGAAGATGTCGAAGGTCGGCGTGCGCAACATCGACGGCTTCAACACCCGCGTCGCCGAGGCGACGGCGCGCGGCGAGACGATCATGATGCAGGTGACGACCGGCTACGATCGCGACACCGGCAAGCCGACGACGGAAGAGCAGGCGATGGACCTCGCCAAGCTCCCCTACATCGTCGTCATCGTGGACGAGATGGCCGACCTGATGATGGTCGCCGGCAAGGACATCGAAGGCGCCATCCAGCGCCTCGCGCAGATGGCCCGCGCCGCCGGCATCCACCTCATCATGGCCACCCAGAGGCCGTCGGTCGACGTCATCACCGGCACGATCAAGGCGAACTTCCCGACCCGCATCTCCTTCCAGGTGACGTCGAAGATCGACTCGCGCACGATCCTCGGCGAGCAGGGCGCCGAGCAGCTGCTCGGCCAGGGCGACATGCTGCACATGCAGGGCGGTGGCCGCATCTACCGCGTGCACGGGCCGTTCGTGTCCGACGACGAGGTCGAGAAGGTCGTCGCGCATCTCAAGACCCAGGGCCAGCCCGATTACCTCGACAGCGTCACCGACGACGTCGACGGCGAGGCCGCGGACGAGGGCGACGAGGACGGCGGCGACGCCGCGGTGTTCGACAAGACCGCGATGGGCGCCGAGGGCGACGACGGCTCGCTCTACGAGCAGGCGGTCAAGGTCGTCCTGCGCGACAAGAAGAGCTCGGTGTCCTACGTCCAGCGCCGCCTGCAGGTCGGCTACAACAAGGCCGCCTCGCTGATCGAGCGCATGGAGAAGGAAGGCATCCTCGGGCCCGCGAGCCACACCGGCAAGCGCGAGATTTTGGCCCACTCCCGCGCCCGCGTCATCACCGGCGTCCCGGTGGCGGCGGACGACGAGGACTGA
- a CDS encoding hypothetical protein (ID:RHAL1_03833;~conserved protein of unknown function;~source:Prodigal:2.6) gives MDATAPGRATGLERASAPRLKTGLQGLVLAAVLALGGCLQPMYGQLSEGGKDLQGDLQAIAIEPIPDRIGHYLGDDLIFDLNGTGSHVEPKYRLYVTLSETSQTPLLDTVTGIATSSTIVINGDYRLVKVGTAEQVTAGHVFVFKSYDRNSDRYGNVRAARDAEIQDAKQISDQIRIRLAAALSHHPAGM, from the coding sequence ATGGACGCGACCGCGCCAGGCAGGGCGACCGGACTGGAACGAGCCTCCGCGCCGCGGCTGAAGACCGGCCTGCAGGGCCTGGTGCTCGCGGCCGTGCTGGCGCTCGGCGGCTGCCTCCAGCCGATGTACGGCCAGTTGTCCGAGGGCGGCAAGGACCTGCAGGGCGACCTCCAGGCGATCGCCATCGAGCCGATCCCCGATCGCATCGGCCACTACCTCGGCGACGACCTGATCTTCGACCTCAACGGCACCGGCTCGCATGTCGAGCCGAAGTACCGGCTCTACGTCACCCTCTCCGAGACCTCGCAGACGCCGCTGCTCGACACGGTGACGGGCATCGCGACCTCGTCGACGATCGTGATCAACGGCGACTATCGCCTCGTGAAGGTCGGCACCGCCGAGCAGGTCACGGCCGGGCACGTCTTCGTGTTCAAGAGCTACGACCGCAACTCGGACCGCTACGGCAACGTGCGCGCGGCGCGCGACGCCGAGATCCAGGACGCGAAGCAGATCTCCGATCAGATCCGCATCCGCCTCGCCGCCGCCCTGTCGCACCACCCCGCGGGGATGTAG
- the pth gene encoding Peptidyl-tRNA hydrolase (ID:RHAL1_03834;~source:Prodigal:2.6), with the protein MLLFVGLGNPGREHAGQRHNIGFMAIDAIARRHRAPQPRARFQGLVTEATIGGEKVVLLEPQTYMNDSGRSVREAATFYKLGLPEIVVFHDELDLLPGQVRVKTGGGNAGHNGLRSITQHMGNDYRRVRLGIGHPGTKERVLGWVLGNFGKDEQGWLEALCDAIAADAADLALGHDNQFQNKIHQAMAALFER; encoded by the coding sequence ATGCTTCTCTTCGTCGGCCTCGGCAATCCCGGGCGCGAGCACGCGGGCCAGCGCCACAACATCGGCTTCATGGCCATCGACGCGATCGCCCGTCGCCATCGCGCGCCGCAGCCGCGCGCCCGCTTCCAGGGCCTCGTCACCGAGGCGACGATCGGCGGCGAGAAGGTCGTGCTGCTCGAGCCGCAGACCTACATGAACGATTCCGGCCGCTCGGTGCGCGAGGCCGCGACCTTCTACAAGCTCGGCCTGCCGGAGATCGTCGTCTTCCACGACGAGCTCGACCTGCTGCCGGGCCAGGTGCGGGTGAAGACCGGCGGCGGCAACGCCGGTCACAACGGCCTGCGCTCGATCACCCAGCACATGGGCAACGACTATCGCCGCGTCCGGCTCGGCATCGGCCACCCCGGCACCAAGGAGCGCGTGCTCGGCTGGGTGCTGGGCAATTTCGGCAAGGATGAGCAGGGCTGGCTCGAGGCGCTCTGCGACGCGATCGCCGCAGATGCGGCCGACCTCGCGCTGGGGCACGACAACCAGTTCCAGAACAAGATCCACCAGGCGATGGCGGCGCTTTTCGAGCGCTGA
- the rplY gene encoding 50S ribosomal protein L25 (ID:RHAL1_03835;~source:Prodigal:2.6), with the protein MAETKSLAASVRSGTGKGAARSVRREGRIPGVVYGGGEPPVPISLLWHDVNVLIYHGGFLTTTFDLDIDGTKELVIPRDYQLDPVKDRPLHVDFLRIKKGSKIDVEIPVRVFNEEEAVGLKKGGVVNLVQHAIELKVAADAIPDAIEVDIAGMDIGDVRHLSDLKLPRGAKLSSPSEDDITILTIAPPVEEVVDEEPEVAADAVPSEEGDAEADAAEGDKSDSKDEKKDD; encoded by the coding sequence ATGGCCGAGACGAAGTCTTTGGCGGCCTCGGTGCGCAGCGGGACAGGCAAGGGGGCCGCCCGCAGCGTTCGCCGTGAGGGTCGCATTCCAGGAGTGGTTTACGGGGGCGGCGAGCCGCCGGTGCCGATCTCGCTCCTGTGGCACGATGTGAACGTGCTCATCTACCATGGCGGATTTCTCACCACGACCTTCGACCTCGACATCGATGGGACGAAGGAGCTCGTGATCCCGCGCGACTACCAGCTCGATCCGGTCAAGGACCGGCCGCTGCACGTCGACTTCCTGCGGATCAAGAAGGGCTCGAAGATCGACGTCGAGATCCCCGTCCGCGTGTTCAACGAGGAAGAGGCGGTCGGCCTCAAGAAGGGCGGCGTCGTCAACCTCGTCCAGCACGCGATCGAGCTCAAGGTCGCGGCCGACGCGATCCCGGACGCGATCGAGGTCGACATCGCCGGCATGGATATCGGCGACGTCCGGCACTTGAGCGACCTGAAGCTCCCGCGCGGCGCCAAGCTGTCGTCGCCGTCGGAAGACGACATCACCATCCTGACCATCGCGCCGCCGGTGGAAGAGGTCGTCGACGAAGAGCCGGAGGTCGCAGCCGACGCCGTGCCGTCCGAGGAGGGCGATGCCGAGGCGGATGCCGCCGAGGGCGACAAGAGCGACTCCAAGGACGAGAAGAAGGACGACTGA
- a CDS encoding putative von willebrand factor type a (ID:RHAL1_03836;~source:Prodigal:2.6), which yields MRGLLRRVGALRTSFGANREGQVAVTSALALLPSLLMVGAAVDYGRAVAKRASLQQATDATVLAISHNELSSTSTVASLTGPTQTYLSGLINGAAIPSGGLTLAPGNTQICLSTTLNVPTTIMGLANVTTVPVGARSCAKPASSTTMEIALALDNSGSMSESAGGSTKMAALIQGAQQLVDTMIPSGTTTPRAAISIVPFTAVVNVGASSPPPAFVDTAGTSSIHWQNFHRPAPIPVLAPFYPTSKFDLLAALSPKGSWGGCVEERPVPYTTSDTPANTATPDTMFVPFLSPDDPGDTNPNDCFFVKPAVQLVSTSCSFGTLGPGLLNTHLFYNSYLADTGAVNLNLGNTCLLNPLSVTNDTIKLPLLASDNQPNYFPAAGATMVCKYNQGKVVSVTSGPGVTTGPNFLCSGPALTPLTTDRSVLTTAINAMKAGGSTDLAAGTMWAWRTISPVAAMFPVSAPGTIGPQNPKSYATSTGASATNAKYLILMTDGFNSWTQNAYSPWGSTYEAFGYYVNNRIASYGDCNNPGYFVPTTASTYRCQLDNVTREACTNAKAAGITIYTVGFTISSDPIDAQGISLLQSCASSTADYFQASDAAGLVNAFQQIAANIQGLRLTQ from the coding sequence ATGCGTGGGCTGTTGCGGCGTGTCGGTGCGCTCAGGACGAGCTTTGGGGCCAATCGAGAGGGACAGGTCGCCGTGACGTCCGCCCTCGCCCTTCTGCCGTCGCTGCTGATGGTCGGCGCCGCGGTCGACTACGGCCGGGCGGTCGCCAAGCGCGCCTCGTTGCAGCAGGCGACGGATGCGACCGTGCTGGCGATCTCCCACAACGAGCTGTCCTCGACCAGCACCGTCGCCTCGCTCACCGGCCCGACGCAGACGTATCTCAGCGGCCTCATCAACGGCGCGGCGATCCCATCCGGCGGCCTGACGCTCGCCCCGGGAAACACCCAGATCTGCCTTTCGACGACGCTCAACGTGCCGACGACGATCATGGGCCTCGCGAACGTCACGACGGTGCCCGTCGGCGCGCGCAGCTGCGCCAAGCCGGCGAGCAGCACGACGATGGAGATCGCGCTGGCGCTCGACAACTCCGGCTCGATGTCGGAATCGGCCGGCGGCTCGACGAAGATGGCAGCGCTGATCCAGGGCGCCCAGCAGCTCGTCGACACGATGATCCCGTCCGGCACGACGACGCCGCGCGCGGCGATCTCGATCGTGCCCTTCACCGCCGTCGTCAACGTCGGCGCCAGCTCGCCGCCCCCGGCCTTCGTCGACACGGCGGGCACGTCCTCGATCCACTGGCAGAACTTCCACCGGCCGGCGCCGATCCCGGTCCTGGCGCCGTTCTACCCGACATCGAAGTTCGATCTCTTGGCGGCGCTGTCGCCCAAGGGGTCCTGGGGCGGCTGCGTCGAGGAACGGCCCGTGCCCTACACGACGAGCGACACGCCGGCGAACACGGCGACGCCCGACACGATGTTCGTGCCGTTCCTCTCGCCCGACGATCCCGGCGACACCAACCCGAACGACTGCTTCTTCGTAAAACCGGCCGTGCAGCTCGTGAGCACGAGCTGCTCGTTCGGCACGCTCGGGCCTGGCCTGCTCAACACGCACCTCTTCTACAATTCCTACCTCGCGGACACCGGCGCGGTGAACCTCAACCTCGGCAACACGTGCCTTCTCAATCCGCTGTCGGTCACCAACGACACGATCAAGCTGCCGCTGCTCGCATCCGACAACCAGCCGAACTACTTCCCCGCCGCCGGCGCGACGATGGTGTGCAAGTACAATCAAGGCAAGGTGGTCTCGGTGACCTCCGGGCCCGGCGTCACGACCGGGCCGAATTTTCTATGCAGCGGGCCGGCGCTGACGCCGCTGACCACCGACCGCAGCGTGCTCACCACGGCGATCAACGCGATGAAGGCCGGCGGCAGCACCGATCTCGCCGCCGGCACGATGTGGGCCTGGCGCACGATCTCTCCCGTCGCCGCGATGTTCCCGGTCTCGGCGCCCGGCACGATCGGGCCGCAGAACCCGAAGTCCTACGCGACTTCCACCGGCGCCTCGGCGACCAACGCCAAGTACCTCATCCTGATGACCGATGGCTTCAACTCGTGGACGCAGAACGCCTACAGCCCGTGGGGCTCGACCTACGAGGCCTTCGGCTACTACGTGAACAACCGCATCGCCTCCTACGGCGACTGCAACAATCCCGGCTATTTCGTGCCGACCACGGCCAGCACCTACCGCTGCCAGCTCGACAACGTGACGCGCGAGGCCTGCACCAACGCCAAGGCCGCGGGCATCACGATCTACACCGTCGGCTTCACCATCTCGAGCGACCCCATCGACGCGCAGGGCATCTCGCTGCTGCAGAGCTGCGCCTCGAGCACCGCCGACTATTTCCAGGCGAGCGACGCGGCGGGCCTCGTCAACGCCTTCCAGCAGATCGCCGCCAACATCCAGGGCTTGAGACTGACGCAATGA
- a CDS encoding protein of unknown function (ID:RHAL1_03837;~source:Prodigal:2.6), with amino-acid sequence MTKRRTQSSSLAIGTTAIFLTLAGLVSFLADDGGVLGRAWSLRGTLVPSAQAEER; translated from the coding sequence ATGACGAAACGCAGAACGCAGAGCTCGTCCCTGGCGATCGGAACGACCGCGATCTTCCTGACGCTGGCCGGGCTCGTCAGCTTCCTCGCCGACGACGGCGGCGTGCTCGGCCGCGCCTGGAGCCTGCGCGGCACGCTCGTGCCCAGCGCCCAGGCCGAAGAGCGCTGA
- a CDS encoding hypothetical protein (ID:RHAL1_03839;~conserved protein of unknown function;~source:Prodigal:2.6), whose protein sequence is MLIEASRPLFQFAESELEPPVARPAAKKISIVTPCYNEEAGIAECVVAVRTVLETELPGYIYEHVFIDNCSQDRTVLILRELARHDKRIKIIVNARNFGPDRSPFHAMLACDGDVVVPVLADLQTPPSLIPAMIELWLQGKKSVIAVKRKTEEPVLLGLARKAFYDAMRRASKIEQIPNYMGYGLYDRCVIDALRALNEPEPYFRGLIAEVGFERALIEYDQPKRRHGRSSYTIFSLADYALLGLSSYSRLPLRLMTLVGFGVSCLSFLCGLAYLIVKLIYWYSLPVGVAPVLIAIFFLSAVQLLALGIVGEYIGLLLNYARKFPHVIEKERINFD, encoded by the coding sequence ATGCTGATAGAGGCGTCGCGGCCGCTGTTTCAATTCGCCGAAAGCGAGCTCGAGCCGCCGGTGGCGCGGCCGGCTGCGAAGAAGATCAGCATCGTCACGCCCTGCTACAACGAAGAGGCGGGCATCGCCGAGTGCGTCGTCGCCGTCCGCACTGTCCTCGAGACCGAGCTTCCCGGCTATATCTACGAGCACGTCTTCATCGACAATTGCTCGCAGGACCGCACGGTCCTCATCCTGCGTGAGCTCGCGCGCCACGACAAGCGCATCAAGATCATCGTCAACGCCCGCAACTTCGGCCCGGACCGCTCGCCGTTCCATGCGATGCTCGCCTGCGACGGCGACGTCGTCGTGCCCGTGCTGGCCGACCTGCAGACGCCGCCGTCCCTCATCCCCGCGATGATCGAGCTGTGGCTGCAGGGCAAGAAGAGCGTCATCGCCGTCAAGCGCAAGACCGAGGAGCCGGTGCTTCTCGGCCTCGCCCGCAAGGCGTTCTACGACGCCATGCGCCGCGCCTCCAAGATCGAGCAGATCCCGAACTACATGGGATACGGCCTCTACGACCGCTGCGTCATCGATGCGCTGCGCGCCCTCAACGAGCCGGAACCCTACTTCCGCGGCCTGATCGCCGAGGTGGGCTTCGAGCGCGCGCTCATCGAGTATGATCAGCCGAAGCGCCGCCACGGCCGCTCGAGCTACACGATCTTCTCGCTCGCCGACTACGCGTTGCTCGGCCTCTCGAGCTACTCGCGGTTGCCGCTGCGCCTGATGACGCTGGTCGGCTTCGGCGTCTCCTGCCTGAGCTTCCTCTGCGGGCTCGCCTACCTCATCGTGAAGCTGATCTACTGGTACAGTCTGCCGGTCGGCGTGGCGCCCGTGCTGATCGCGATCTTCTTTCTCAGCGCCGTCCAGCTTCTCGCGCTCGGGATCGTCGGCGAGTACATCGGTTTGCTCCTCAACTACGCGCGGAAGTTCCCGCACGTGATCGAGAAAGAGCGGATCAACTTCGACTAG